Proteins co-encoded in one Methylobacterium sp. WL1 genomic window:
- a CDS encoding type II toxin-antitoxin system VapC family toxin, whose protein sequence is MIANDTSALMAILQNEPEAERCIALIERENRLVMSAATVAEALIVSERRNVGDEMGRLIDGLAIEIVSVTAASAGRVAACYRRWGKGLHPPGLIFGDYFAYDVAKEHGCPPLYVGADFSRTDITAPVC, encoded by the coding sequence ATGATCGCGAATGACACCTCCGCGCTCATGGCGATCCTCCAGAACGAGCCGGAGGCGGAGCGTTGCATCGCCCTCATCGAGCGCGAGAACAGGCTCGTGATGTCGGCGGCGACGGTCGCCGAAGCGTTGATCGTGTCGGAGCGCCGGAACGTCGGCGACGAGATGGGCCGCCTGATCGACGGGCTCGCCATCGAGATTGTGTCGGTCACCGCAGCCTCGGCCGGACGCGTCGCGGCATGCTATCGGCGCTGGGGCAAGGGCCTGCATCCGCCCGGTCTGATCTTCGGAGATTACTTCGCCTACGATGTCGCCAAGGAACACGGCTGCCCACCGCTGTATGTCGGTGCGGATTTCAGCCGGACCGACATCACCGCACCGGTCTGCTGA
- a CDS encoding type II toxin-antitoxin system prevent-host-death family antitoxin — protein MRMSVTDANAQLTELVRRAETGDAVILTCHGRPVVRMVAVEPKPDRTVRRALIEAIQVAASAKLTPGPRAARSQDFLYDPDGLPG, from the coding sequence ATGCGCATGTCCGTGACAGATGCCAACGCGCAGCTCACGGAACTCGTCCGGCGCGCGGAGACCGGCGACGCGGTGATCCTGACCTGCCATGGCCGGCCGGTCGTCCGCATGGTGGCCGTGGAGCCGAAGCCGGATCGGACGGTGCGCCGGGCGCTCATCGAAGCGATTCAGGTCGCCGCTTCCGCCAAGCTCACCCCTGGCCCGCGCGCCGCCCGCAGCCAGGATTTCCTTTACGACCCGGACGGCCTGCCCGGATGA
- a CDS encoding calcium:proton antiporter, whose amino-acid sequence MTGALRLAVAWATVLAFAWFGKAWLGDLSQPWFAGGLFAWLLAVIVWAAFGVVHEAEELAHRLGEPLGTLVLTLSIVIIEVALISAVMLSAKDAPTLGRDTMFAVLMIVLNGVVGLGLLMGGLRHHQQSYNLQGASAFLSVIIPLTTVALIIPNFTSSTADGTLTTLQAVTFSVFTLALYGVFLLIQTSRHSDFFQDAEEKADSGSASGSTSRGAMAKHVVLLLANVVPIVLLAKSLAVILDHGIAALGAPSALGGVLIAAIVFTPEAISALKAIARNELQRAINLCLGAATSTVGLTVPAILTIGLLTGQTVVLGLKPTEMTLLAVTLILSTQTFSGLRTTVLEGAVHLVVFFVYLVLIFSP is encoded by the coding sequence ATGACGGGAGCCCTGCGGCTGGCTGTGGCGTGGGCGACGGTTCTCGCCTTCGCGTGGTTCGGGAAGGCCTGGCTCGGGGACCTGTCGCAGCCCTGGTTCGCGGGCGGCCTGTTCGCCTGGCTGCTCGCGGTCATCGTCTGGGCGGCCTTCGGGGTGGTGCACGAGGCCGAGGAGCTGGCGCATCGCCTCGGCGAGCCGCTCGGCACCCTGGTGCTGACGCTGTCGATCGTGATCATCGAGGTGGCGCTGATCTCCGCCGTGATGCTCTCGGCCAAGGATGCGCCGACGCTCGGTCGCGACACGATGTTCGCCGTGCTGATGATCGTGCTGAACGGCGTGGTCGGCCTCGGGCTGCTGATGGGCGGCCTGCGCCACCACCAGCAGAGCTACAACCTGCAGGGAGCATCGGCCTTCCTGTCGGTGATCATCCCGCTGACGACTGTCGCGCTGATCATCCCGAACTTCACCAGCTCGACCGCCGACGGCACCCTGACCACCCTGCAGGCCGTGACCTTCTCGGTGTTCACGCTGGCGCTCTACGGGGTGTTCCTGCTGATCCAGACCAGCCGGCACAGCGATTTCTTCCAGGATGCGGAAGAGAAGGCGGACAGCGGGTCCGCCTCGGGCTCGACCTCGCGCGGCGCGATGGCGAAGCACGTCGTCCTGCTGCTCGCCAACGTCGTTCCGATCGTGCTGCTGGCCAAAAGTCTCGCGGTGATCCTCGACCACGGCATCGCGGCGCTCGGTGCGCCCTCCGCGCTCGGCGGCGTGCTGATCGCCGCCATCGTGTTCACCCCGGAGGCGATCTCGGCGCTGAAGGCCATCGCCCGCAACGAGTTGCAGCGAGCGATCAACCTGTGCCTGGGCGCGGCGACCTCGACGGTCGGCCTCACGGTGCCGGCGATCCTGACGATCGGCCTGCTGACTGGCCAGACCGTGGTGCTCGGCCTCAAGCCGACCGAGATGACGCTGCTGGCGGTCACGCTGATCCTAAGCACGCAGACTTTCTCGGGCCTACGAACGACGGTCCTGGAGGGCGCCGTGCACCTCGTTGTGTTCTTCGTCTACCTCGTCCTGATCTTCAGCCCCTGA
- a CDS encoding FAD-binding oxidoreductase, producing the protein MSSATPVTEPIVFRWHQAEITAIAPVTSQVKSFRLRCDIAQAYRAGQHVDVRLTAEDGYQAQRSYSIASAPDGSGTLELMVEALPDGEVSGWFSEAAEVGDRVELRGPIGGSFSWDGPDGGPLLLGAGGSGVVPLLAMLRQRALVAPQIPAALIYSAHTRAGAIALPELERLAGDGTGFSLHITTTRDAGGRRIDAALVAGALTRLGRPEKVFLCGSNRFVGAASDLILAAGVPAGVIRTERFGS; encoded by the coding sequence GTGAGCAGCGCTACACCGGTGACTGAGCCGATCGTCTTCCGCTGGCACCAGGCCGAGATCACCGCGATCGCGCCCGTCACCTCGCAGGTGAAGAGCTTTCGGCTGCGCTGTGACATCGCTCAGGCCTACCGGGCCGGCCAGCACGTGGATGTCCGCCTGACCGCCGAGGACGGCTACCAGGCCCAGCGCAGCTACTCGATCGCCTCGGCGCCCGACGGCAGCGGCACCCTCGAGCTGATGGTCGAGGCGCTGCCTGACGGCGAGGTCTCGGGCTGGTTCTCGGAGGCCGCCGAAGTCGGCGACCGGGTCGAGTTGCGCGGGCCGATCGGCGGCTCGTTCTCCTGGGACGGTCCGGACGGCGGCCCGCTGCTGCTGGGGGCCGGCGGATCCGGCGTGGTGCCACTGCTGGCGATGCTGCGCCAGCGTGCGCTGGTCGCTCCGCAGATCCCGGCGGCCCTGATCTACTCTGCCCACACCCGCGCGGGGGCGATCGCGCTGCCCGAGCTGGAGCGCCTTGCCGGCGACGGAACCGGATTCTCCCTGCACATCACCACCACCCGGGATGCCGGTGGCCGGCGGATCGACGCCGCCCTCGTGGCCGGCGCCCTGACGCGGCTCGGACGACCCGAAAAGGTCTTCCTCTGCGGTTCGAACCGATTCGTCGGCGCGGCCTCCGACTTGATCCTGGCGGCGGGCGTCCCTGCGGGCGTGATCCGGACCGAGCGGTTCGGGAGCTGA
- a CDS encoding sulfite oxidase-like oxidoreductase has protein sequence MVTRGFVGRRQPPETGARIPPGQYLTEDFPILQIGPNPTVDPATWRFTLREGSRPIKTWSWEDFEALPRTTWQGDIHCVTKWSKFDTAWEGVSFDDLLADAGIAAPTGYLLAESYDDYTTNVPVADLVNGQAMVATRYAGQPIHPDHGGPARLLVPHLYFWKSAKWVKGLRFTQTDTAGFWELRGYHMYGDPWREQRYTGD, from the coding sequence ACACGGGGCTTCGTCGGGCGCAGGCAACCGCCCGAGACCGGCGCGCGGATCCCGCCCGGCCAATATCTCACCGAGGATTTCCCGATCCTGCAGATCGGCCCCAACCCGACCGTGGATCCGGCCACCTGGCGGTTCACGCTGCGTGAGGGCTCTCGGCCGATCAAGACGTGGAGCTGGGAGGACTTCGAGGCTCTGCCCCGCACCACCTGGCAGGGGGATATTCACTGCGTCACCAAGTGGTCGAAGTTCGACACCGCCTGGGAGGGCGTGAGCTTCGACGACCTGCTGGCCGATGCCGGCATCGCGGCGCCGACCGGGTATCTCCTGGCGGAATCCTACGACGACTACACCACCAACGTGCCGGTGGCCGACCTCGTGAACGGCCAAGCCATGGTGGCGACGCGCTATGCCGGCCAGCCGATCCACCCAGATCACGGCGGCCCGGCGCGGCTGCTCGTGCCGCACCTCTATTTCTGGAAGAGCGCCAAATGGGTGAAGGGCCTTCGCTTCACTCAGACCGATACCGCCGGCTTCTGGGAGTTGCGCGGGTATCACATGTACGGGGATCCCTGGCGTGAGCAGCGCTACACCGGTGACTGA